One Cervus canadensis isolate Bull #8, Minnesota chromosome 1, ASM1932006v1, whole genome shotgun sequence genomic window carries:
- the ARHGDIA gene encoding rho GDP-dissociation inhibitor 1, whose amino-acid sequence MAEQEPTAEQLAQIAAENEEDEHSVNYKPPAQKSIQEIQELDKDDESLRKYKEALLGRVAVSADPNVPNVVVTRLTLVCSTAPGPLELDLTGDLESFKKQSFVLKEGVEYRIKISFRVNREIVSGMKYIQHTYRKGVKIDKTDYMVGSYGPRAEEYEFLTPMEEAPKGMLARGSYNIKSRFTDDDRTDHLSWEWNLTIKKEWKD is encoded by the exons ATGGCTGAGCAGGAGCCCACAGCTGAGCAGCTGGCACAGATTGCTGCGGAGAACGAGGAGGACGAGCACTCAGTCAACTACAAGCCCCCGGCCCAGAAGAGCATCCAGGAGATCCAGGAGCTGGACAAGGACGACGAGAGTCTGCGCAAGTACAAGGAGGCCCTCCTGGGCCGTGTGGCTGTGTCTGCTG ACCCCAATGTCCCCAATGTTGTGGTGACCCGACTGACCCTGGTGTGTAGCACTGCCCCGGGCCCCCTGGAGCTGGACCTGACAG GTGATCTGGAGAGCTTCAAGAAGCAGTCCTTTGTGCTGAAGGAAGGTGTGGAATATCGGATAAAAATCTCCTTCCGG GTGAACCGAGAGATCGTGTCCGGCATGAAGTACATCCAGCACACGTACAGGAAAGGCGTGAAGA TTGACAAGACCGACTACATGGTGGGGAGCTATGGGCCCCGGGCGGAGGAGTATGAGTTCCTGACCCCCATGGAGGAGGCGCCCAAGGGCATGCTGGCTCGAGGCAGCTACAACATCAAGTCCCGCTTCACAGACGATGACAGGACTGACCACCTGTCCTGGGAGTGGAACCTCACCATCAAGAAGGAATGGAAGGACTGA